The Pyrenophora tritici-repentis strain M4 chromosome 2, whole genome shotgun sequence genome window below encodes:
- a CDS encoding Herpes-BLLF1 multi-domain protein: MTLGQFAVVEPHETVTSALVVASTPIVTSTPVVASTPIVTSTPVVASTPVATSTPAVASTLVVASTPVVASTPVATSTLIVASTPVVASTPVVTSTPVVASTLVVASTPVVTSASVVASTPVVASTPIVTSTPVVASTPVVASTLVVASTPIVTSTPVATSTLVVASTLIVASTPVIASTPVVTSTPVVTSASVVASTLVVASTLVVASTPVATSTLIVASTPVVASTPVVTSTPVVASTLVVASTPVVTSASVVASTPVVASTPIVTSTPVVASTPVVASTPIVTSTPVVASTPVIASTPVVTSTPVVTSASVVASTLVVASTPVVTSASVVASTLIVASTPVIASTPVVTSTPVVASTPVVASTLIVASTPVVASTPVVASTPIVTSTPVVASTPVVTSTPVVTSASVVASTLVVASTLVVASTLVVASTLVVASTLVVASTLIVASTLVVASTPIVTSTPTNYDYQANYYGANLLHFINNKGTTGPLQVPRKRG; the protein is encoded by the exons ATGACACTAGGCCAATTCGCTGTCGTCGAG CCACACGAGACGGTCACATCTGCGCTCGTTGTCGCATCTACGCCTATTGTGACATCTACGCCCGTTGTCGCATCTACGCCTATTGTGACATCTACGCCCGTTGTTGCATCTACGCCTGTTGCCACATCTACGCCTGCTGTCGCATCTACGCTTGTTGTCGCATCTACGCCCGTTGTTGCATCTACGCCTGTTGCCACATCTACGCTTATTGTCGCATCTACGCCTGTTGTCGCCTCTACGCCTGTTGTCACATCTACGCCTGTTGTCGCATCTACGCTTGTTGTCGCATCTACGCCTGTTGTGACATCTGCGTCCGTTGTCGCATCTACGCCTGTTGTCGCCTCTACGCCTATTGTGACATCTACGCCCGTTGTCGCATCTACGCCTGTTGTCGCATCTACGCTTGTTGTCGCATCTACGCCTATTGTGACATCTACGCCTGTTGCCACATCTACGCTTGTTGTCGCATCTACGCTTATTGTCGCATCTACGCCTGTTATCGCCTCTACGCCTGTTGTCACATCTACGCCTGTTGTGACATCTGCGTCCGTTGTCGCATCTACGCTTGTTGTCGCATCTACGCTTGTTGTCGCATCTACGCCTGTTGCCACATCTACGCTTATTGTCGCATCTACGCCTGTTGTCGCCTCTACGCCTGTTGTCACATCTACGCCTGTTGTCGCATCTACGCTTGTTGTCGCATCTACGCCTGTTGTGACATCTGCGTCCGTTGTCGCATCTACGCCTGTTGTCGCCTCTACGCCTATTGTGACATCTACGCCCGTTGTCGCATCTACGCCTGTTGTCGCCTCTACGCCTATTGTGACATCTACGCCCGTTGTCGCATCTACGCCTGTTATCGCCTCTACGCCTGTTGTCACATCTACGCCTGTTGTGACATCTGCGTCCGTTGTCGCATCTACGCTTGTTGTCGCATCTACGCCTGTTGTGACATCTGCGTCCGTTGTCGCATCTACGCTTATTGTCGCATCTACGCCTGTTATCGCCTCTACGCCTGTTGTCACATCTACGCCTGTTGTCGCATCTACGCCTGTTGTCGCATCTACGCTTATTGTCGCATCTACGCCTGTTGTCGCATCTACGCCTGTTGTCGCCTCTACGCCTATTGTGACATCTACGCCCGTTGTCGCCTCTACGCCTGTTGTCACATCTACGCCTGTTGTGACATCTGCGTCCGTTGTCGCATCTACGCTTGTTGTCGCATCTACGCTTGTTGTCGCATCTACGCTTGTTGTCGCATCTACGCTTGTTGTCGCATCTACGCTTGTTGTCGCATCTACGCTTATTGTCGCATCTACGCTTGTTGTCGCATCTACGCCTATTGTGACATCTACGCCCACAAACTATGACTACCAAGCCAACTACTACGGAGCCAACCTTCTCCATTTCATTAATAATAAAGGAACCACAGGACCTTTACAAGTTCCTCGAAAACGCGGCTAG
- a CDS encoding UBN2 multi-domain protein, with translation MAVEKEEWKIPQLTAENHDTWFRRNKVKLKGKKVFYVCEKNLVQHCQIAIAGELTEAMEELEIAEADKHTKIRVNIEKRDKYLEDEATAIDLLFRSLTEDDQALIDEYDTAFQFWAYLQKKYTQTDATTANIYMTRIQTFTFNPGNTIVGSWEKLKEYRRKLVAADADTNGAYKDSALLLVLIRSLPKEFKTTIDTLNAQLNLTVEQKLKFLEEKEVRDQQDADEKALPAFRKTEKYVPPYKRRNHKSSPLSSDSESGTKFMVQCFLCDGAHGVRDCPRRERARKLLKEYDAKKSSKPPIKTLKQRNSHKKTGKAYGAEEVNSESDELSETSDSEPEEIETCRLSKDIVGKASPSTWAADTGASSHMSDQPSLFRRMIKIKRRLVRVGGGELYADWKGEAQVVCKDGSSTWLSEVLLVPNLGVNLLSGRRICAAGLKGRFNSHVLCFKLGKEIIIKATMDDGLYVVSHIADGYHETAFLGTEPHTPVKSELKVNEKERYLLYHRRFAHLGPTKIAKLHEVTTLQKKIQVPEKIEICEVCSLTKMKNSIPKQLREHKATKLALVQFDIAGPFPTSLRGNRWFLQIIDSYTRKNWVIPLKKKGDAQRELRIWKTFVEHQTGEKVKAAGTDNAPELLQQAEEWRVTQGVEIQPTTIASSHQNGPAERNIQTAEADMRAMLKDAGLPIEFWDEAVEADAYLRNRTNTGPMINGKQVSPEEAFTGTKPSIDHIRVWGSKCYSYINPKTIPADQRHDKLVDRGRIGVFMGYSETTNKQFKFYSPELGYTSRTSRLSVDEYTPGGKVELRLRNIPAGPQGTQNTMPDRKPRGRPRKDLELSPAERMEPTPTERMEPSPAEPMEPSPTEPMEPSPAEPIEPVSENLMEPSSAELTHEPVKRHRGRPRRLTTIPPTAPSDERVPNLVNEEGPEEPCTQSVREKEIPRYFTRQAKRKRSNEEIVEDERFSKIVKAMLAQVGLTEEQTRLSEKAFAATEIAGIQIPQTHEQAINDPKYGKQWKAAILEEIIALIENRTWEEVPKPKDANMVDSKWVFTVKTNLDGTVERFKARLVARGFTQAHGTDYNETFAPTVRMDTLRLFMATVAAENLECFHFDIKNAFTESHLKEEIFLKQPQGVEVKKGYVLRVLRSLYGLKQAARDWNLLIKKELLAWGFVQSLADPCMFIHKEKQLRILVYVDDIAAAAKDRAQIDWFYEKLSGRFNTKNLGEIHKILGVRVTRDRKRRTIYLDQEQYLHAVLDKFGMSSKQHRDKKIPSADYTSFRPATDNDTRIDITEYQQVIGSLMFAMVLTRPDIAFTLGKLSQYMSDPAEHHGHALKNLLRYLRSTVTLKLRYGPGGVHSQFVIYSDADWASDMVDRKSVSGSTAMFYGGPISWSSKKQRSVATSSCESEYIALSTCCKQGQWIAQMFRDLGFPKYIGKDTNKVQMLGDNQGAIALTKNPHLHERSKHIDVCYHFIRDLAEQGKLDVAYVPTADMVADGMTKPLQRVAFERFKNQLGVVLGPDLP, from the coding sequence atggctgtagagaaggaagaatggaagattccccaacttacagctgaaaaccacgatacttggttccgccgaaacaaggtcaagcttaaggggaagaaagtcttctatgtctgcgagaaaaaCCTGGTACAGCACTGCCAAATAGCAATAGCCGGTGAACTaacggaggctatggaagagttggaaattgctgaagcagacaagcatactaagatccgcgtcaacattgaaaaaagagacaagtacctagaagatgaagccactgcaatcgatctcttgtttcggtcgcttactgaagatgaccaagcccttattgacgaatacgacactgccttccagttctgggcctacctacaaaagaagtacacccaaactgacgccacaaccgccaacatttacatgaccagaattcaaacgttcacattCAATCCTGGGAACACAattgttggatcatgggaaaagctaaaggaataccgacgcaaactcgtagcagcagacgctgacaccaacggagcttacaaggactctgcactactactcgttcttattagatcactcccgaaagaatttaagactacgattgacaccttaaacgcccaacttaaccttacggttgaacagaaacttaagtttctggaagagaaggaggttcgagaccagcaagacgccgacgaaaaagctctcccagcattccggaagacggagaagtatgttccgccttacaagcgccgaaatcacaagagctcaccactatcgtctgactccgaatctggtaCTAAGTTTATggtccaatgcttcctttgtgacggagcccatggcgtacgagactgtccaagacgtgagagagctcgaaagctccttaaggaatacgacgctaagaaatcatctaagcCGCCTATTAAGACACTCAAGCAAAGGAATTCTCACAAAAagactggcaaagcatatggagccgaagaagtcaattcagagtcagatgaattatccgagacctcagactctgaacccgaggaaattgagacatgccgtctctcaaaagacattgtcggtaaggcctctccatctacttgggctgccgacactggcgcctcctcccacatgtctgaccaaccctcattgtttagacgaatgatcaagatcaagcgaagactagttcgggttggagggggagaattatatgcagactggaaaggagaagctcaagtggtgtgtaaagacggatcgtcgacatggttgtcagaagtactgcttgtacctaaccttggagtcaatttgttatcagggagaagaatttgcgcagcaggcctgaagggtcgtttcaattcacacgtactatgcttcaaactaggaaaggagatcattattaaagcaactatggacgacggcctctacgtagtgtcacacattgccgatggataccacgagacagcattcctaggcacggaaccccatacaccagttaagagcgagcttaaggttaatgaaaaggagagatacctgctgtatcacagacgtttcgcacacctaggacctacaaagattgccaaactccacgaagttacaactctccagaagaagattcaagttccagagaagattgaaatctgcgaagtgtgttccctgacaaagatgaagaacagcatccctaagcagctaagagagcacaaggccacgaagctagccttagtacagtttgacattgctggaccctttccaacatctctacgaggaaacaggtggttcctccaaattattgatagctacacgcggaaaaactgggttatcccgctgaagaaaaagggagacgcacaacgggaactccgaatctggaagacctttgtagaacatcaaactggcgagaaagtcaaagctgctggaaccgacaatgcaccagaacttctacagcaagctgaggaatggagagttacacaaggcgtggaaattcagcctacaacaattgcttcctcacaccagaatggaccagccgagcgaaacatccaaactgctgaagctgatatgagagcaatgttgaaagacgctggtttaccaattgagttttgggatgaagctgtcgaagcagacgcatacctacgcaaccgtacaaacacaggacctatgatcaatggaaagcaagtcagtcctgaagaggcattcacaggaacgaaaccatccattgaccacatccgtgtatgggggagcaaatgctattcgtacatcaaccctaaaacgattccagcagaccaacgacatgacaagctcgtggaccgtggcagaattggagtatttatgggatattctgagacaacaaataagcagttcaagttctattcgccagagcttggatacacctcaaggacaagccgattgtcagtggacgaatacacccctggagggaaagttgaactacgactgcgaaacataccagctggaccacaaggaacgcagaatacgatgccagaccgaaaaccaagaggaagacctaggaaggatctAGAATTATCTCCtgccgaacgaatggaaccaactcctaccgaacgaatggaaccatctcctgcagaaccaatggaaccatctcctaccgaaccaatggaaccatctcctgcagaaccaatagaaccagtttccgagaacctaatggaaccatcttcggcagagctaactcatgaaccagtgaagcgtcacagaggaagaccaaggaggctaactactattcctcctactgcaccatctgatgagcgggttcctaatcttgtgaacgaagaggggcccgaagaaccgtgtacccagtctgtacgagaaaaggagattccacgatacttcactagacaagccaaacggaagaggtctaacgaagagattgttgaggacgagagatttagcaagatcgttaaagctatgctagcccaagttggccttacagaagagcaaacacgactatctgagaaggctttcgcagcaaccgagatcgcaggaatccagatcccccagacacacgagcaagctatcaacgacccaaagtatggaaagcaatggaaagcagcaatacttgaagagataatcgcgttaatagagaatcgaacctgggaggaagttccaaagccaaaagacgcgaacatggttgattcaaagtgggtttttacagtcaaaacgaatctcgacgggactgttgagaggtttaaggcacgccttgtggcaagaggttttacgcaagcacacggaacagactacaacgagacttttgccccgacagtccgcatggacaccttacgtctgtttatggccactgtcgcagcggaaaacctggaatgtttccactttgacattaagaatgcattcacagagtcgcacttgaaggaagagatctttcttaagcaaccccaaggagtagaagtcaaaaaaggatacgtccttagagttctccgcagcttatacggactcaaacaggctgctcgcgactggaacttgttgataaagaaagaacttctggcatggggattcgtacaaagcctcgcagacccgtgcatgtttatccacaaagaaaaacaactccgtatcctcgtctacgttgatgacattgctgctgctgcaaaagatcgagctcaaattgattggttctacgagaagctttctggaagattcaacaccaagaacctgggggagattcataagatccttggagtacgagttacgcgagacagaaagcgccgcacaatctacctcgatcaagaacagtacctacacgcagtacttgacaagtttggaatgtctagcaaacaacacagagacaagaagattccatctgcagattacacttcatttaggccagccactgacaacgacacccgaatcgacatcactgaataccagcaagtgatagggagccttatgtttgctatggttcttacacgtccagacattgcattcaccctcggaaagctaagccaatacatgagcgatccagcagaacaccatggccatgcgttgaagaacctgctacgatatctaaggtcgacagtgacattgaagctacgctacggaccagggggagtacactcgcaatttgtcatctactctgatgctgactgggcaagcgacatggtagaccgaaagagcgtttcagggagcactgcaatgttctacggaggtccaatatcatggtctagcaagaagcaacggtctgttgcaacgtcaagctgcgaatctgaatacatcgcactatcaacatgctgcaagcaaggccagtggattgctcaaatgtttagagatcttgggttcccaaagtacattggaaaagacaccaacaaggtccagatgctaggagacaaccagggtgccattgcacttacaaagaaccctcaccttcacgaaagatcaaagcacatcgacgtctgttatcattttatccgagacctagcagaacaaggcaaactcgatgtggcctacgttccaactgcagacatggtggctgatggaatgacaaagccattgcagcgagtcgcattcgagagattcaagaaccaattaggagttgtccttggaccggacctgccctga
- a CDS encoding Zn-finger protein — protein MPPHANPNHGQPQHSAYADGFASPHTHPTTRPVDSVPSWFQETAFETGDIANNQKSSSQSSFKSDDDDSDDDDSASQKSSASTTKNNCAAPEVMELGKWVENADNSNITTSKKLLHACPMAWTRNGQVVKCQKTFGRFEHLRRHFKTHSKERPYICKVPGCERPFSRGDNLRDHYWTHVERGGRGGKNKKMGIPELKAILGPKEKELAKRLKEKLKIHKEKKELAKKLKYKLNIHKEKMEKA, from the coding sequence ATGCCTCCCCATGCCAACCCCAATCACGGTCAACCTCAACACTCAGCATATGCAGACGGTTTCGCATCTCCACACACACACCCCACAACTAGACCAGTCGATTCCGTGCCCTCCTGGTTCCAAGAGACAGCCTTCGAAACCGGAGATATAGCCAACAACCAAAAGAGTTCCAGCCAAAGCTCCTTCAAGTCTGACGATGACGACTCTGACGATGACGACTCAGCCTCCCAGAAGTCCTCAGCCTCAACAACCAAAAATAACTGTGCAGCACCCGAAGTCATGGAACTGGGGAAGTGGGTGGAGAACGCCGATAACTCGAACATTACCACTTCCAAAAAACTTCTTCATGCGTGCCCTATGGCATGGACCAGAAATGGACAGGTGGTAAAATGCCAGAAGACATTTGGACGATTCGAGCATCTACGACGACACTTCAAGACGCATAGCAAGGAGAGGCCATACATATGCAAGGTACCTGGTTGCGAGAGGCCCTTCTCGAGGGGAGATAATCTTCGCGACCACTACTGGACCCATGTTGAGCGCGGTGGCAGGGGCGGCAAAAACAAAAAGATGGGCATCCCTGAGTTGAAGGCTATCCTGGGTCCCAAAGAAAAGGAGTTGGCTAAGAGACTTAAGGAGAAACTTAAGATACACAAGGAGAAAAAGGAGCTGGCTAAGAAACTTAAGTACAAACTTAACATACACAAGGAGAAAATGGAGAAGGCGTAG
- a CDS encoding Dimer-Tnp-hAT domain containing protein: MPAKRTRVNALEIATTSKRPRVAARHRGTASQPVLVDTRPFSPSPPPPPLSPRQALVAAPQAPNFEATLRESRAEETIIPPPEGSEHATVAASGAASEAVDEGFVWVEDKYDGFNWSRYPKHCKPPTSLSNRASWVYSHGYRIALRSNVAKVTWICHYCYKHKFTTVGRGIHDVSQSPSAPARHLGEDKKGHGLKPPSKRTTVAPRKETLLERALQKGCSQAVANELTNFNIQEFRLAAVTWLVENNLPLSQFESSSFRNMIQLASVEAERALWASHNSVSRYVIRLYNYLLPKVIASLSELMSKVYISFDGWTTKGGKRGYLGIVAHYVDSSGELRDLPIALPQLTGAHTGEAMAEVVMAIFKQFEITVGKLGYFVLDNAHNNNTTINTLALQMGFSATERRLRCGPHTLNLIGQMLLWGEEKESYDNEETERVNEAENMATWRGDGPLGVLLAVINYIKTPQQYALFEKYQKLAIRDQPVNAPTEQHKIKEPVKPVVTRWNSYVSCFERAVELQLAVNGYANYHIQKIETEDAYARSRNNKLPAAPDWMRSDGINAHDWQVIAEYIDVLRPLKQATKRLEGRGKSGAFGAIAEVIPVFEYLLGVYEDRLQSYEDVIHDEHTESPEDHLAINLRAALVKAREYYNKLDLSPAYYAATILHPRYKSYLDAAWADKPDWLESSNRKFQHLWAEYKSLPKPRLRPKVRHNDIDDAINSFIEPAGLTENEEDEYEAWKRSEPIASEGVDPIKYWVGLRDRYPSLSKFAIDMLSIPGSSCECERLFSELGDLLEPRRRSISPQLLAAIQCDRRWIRAGFGSGEVPVKEAISDEEMDAKYGVHKWDIS; encoded by the coding sequence atgccagcaaaaagaacacgcgttaatgctctagaaatcgcgacaacttcgaagcgccctagagtcgcagcgcgtcatcgcgggactgccagccaacctgtgctagtcgatactcggccattctcaccatctccacctcctccaccgctgtcgccgcgtcaagctctcgtcgccgcgccacaagcaccaaattttgaagcgaccctccgagagtcgcgcgccgaagagacaatcatcccaccacctgagggcagcgagcatgccactgttgcagcttcaggagcagctagcgaggctgtcgacgagggtttcgtatgggtagaggacaaatacgacggctttaattggagtcgctacccaaagcactgcaagccgcccacatcactttcgaaccgagcaagctgggtatacagccatggctatcgcatcgccttgcgcagcaacgtcgcaaaagtcacgtggatctgccactattgctataagcacaagttcactactgttggccgtggcatacatgacgtctcgcagtctccatcagcgccagcacgtcatctcggagaagacaagaaaggtcatggcttgaagcctccaagtaagcgcactaccgtcgctcctcggaaagaaactctcctcgaacgcgcccttcagaagggctgctctcaggctgttgccaacgagcttaccaacttcaatatacaagagtttaggcttgcggccgtcacctggctcgtcgaaaacaacctcccactctcacaattcgaatcatcgtcttttcgcaatatgatacaattagctagcgtagaggcagaacgagccctgtgggcatctcataacagcgtctcacgatacgttatacgcctgtacaactacctgttaccaaaggttatcgcaagcctttcagaattaatgagcaaagtctatataagctttgacggatggacgacaaaaggtggcaagcgcggttacttaggtatcgtcgcccactacgttgatagctctggcgagctcagggacttgcctattgcgctcccacaactgacaggtgcccacaccggcgaggccatggctgaggtcgtgatggcaatattcaagcagttcgaaatcactgtgggcaagctcggttacttcgtcctcgacaacgcacataacaacaacaccacgatcaacactctcgccttgcagatgggcttcagcgctaccgagcgtcgccttcgctgcggtcctcatacgcttaatctcattggccagatgctactctggggtgaggagaaagagtcctacgacaacgaggagactgagcgcgtgaacgaagctgagaacatggctacttggcgaggcgatggaccattaggagtgcttctcgcggttatcaactacatcaaaacaccacaacagtacgctctttttgagaagtatcagaagctcgctattagggaccagcctgtcaacgcgccaacagaacagcacaaaatcaaggagcccgtcaagccagttgttactcgctggaactcttacgtttcgtgttttgagcgcgctgttgagttgcaattagcggttaatgggtacgccaactaccatattcagaagattgaaactgaagacgcgtacgcccgaagtcgtaacaacaagctgcctgcagcgccggattggatgaggtctgatgggatcaatgcccatgactggcaggtgattgctgagtatattgatgtgctcaggccactgaaacaagctacaaaacggcttgaaggccgcggcaaaagcggtgcttttggagcaatcgctgaggttattccagtatttgaatacttacttggagtctatgaggaccgcttgcaaagctatgaagacgtcattcacgatgagcatacagagtcacccgaagaccaccttgctatcaacctccgcgctgccctagttaaagcccgcgagtactacaacaagctcgacctctcgccagcttactatgctgctacaatccttcatcctcgctacaaaagctaccttgacgcagcgtgggcggataagcctgattggctagagagcagcaaccgcaagtttcaacatttgtgggcggagtacaaaagcttaccgaagccgcgcttacgccccaaagtcaggcacaatgatatagacgacgctatcaacagctttattgagcctgcagggcttacggagaacgaggaggatgaatatgaggcttggaaacgcagcgaaccgatcgctagcgagggcgtcgaccctataaaatactgggtaggactccgcgatcgctaccccagccttagcaaatttgctatcgacatgctatcaatcccaggctcaagctgtgagtgtgagcgcttattcagcgagctgggtgacctcctcgagccccgtcggcgcagcatttctccgcaacttctagcagcaatacagtgcgatcgacgatggataagagctggatttggcagtggtgaggtgcctgtaaaggaggctatcagcgatgaggagatggacgcgaaatacggtgtacataagtgggatattagctga